In Bacteroidota bacterium, the following proteins share a genomic window:
- a CDS encoding sigma-70 family RNA polymerase sigma factor: protein MPEKAKKLPAHAQTHWIEEYSDALFKFACVRVSDRETAKDLVQETFLSALQNLGSFRGESSQKTWLISILKNKIIDHYRKSAKGQSVPLVDEDGTSELDKYFDEEGEWKSSAGPVSWNASGYQILRSKEFLEILQKCLSKLSDHGRLVFVSKYLDEMKSEEICKQLELTASNYWVIMHRSKLQIRQCIEKNWINS, encoded by the coding sequence ATGCCTGAAAAAGCGAAAAAATTACCTGCTCATGCGCAAACCCATTGGATTGAAGAATACTCCGACGCCCTCTTCAAATTTGCTTGTGTTCGCGTCAGCGACAGGGAAACGGCAAAGGATCTCGTTCAGGAAACATTTCTTTCGGCGTTGCAGAACCTTGGATCTTTCAGAGGCGAAAGTTCTCAGAAAACATGGCTCATATCAATTCTTAAGAATAAGATCATCGATCACTACAGGAAAAGCGCCAAAGGCCAATCCGTTCCGCTCGTTGACGAGGATGGAACATCTGAACTTGACAAATATTTCGATGAAGAAGGAGAATGGAAGTCGTCAGCCGGACCGGTGAGCTGGAATGCAAGCGGATACCAGATTCTCCGCTCGAAAGAGTTTCTCGAGATCCTCCAGAAGTGCCTATCAAAGCTCTCGGATCATGGACGGTTGGTGTTTGTTTCAAAGTATCTTGATGAAATGAAATCTGAGGAGATCTGTAAGCAATTGGAGCTCACTGCGTCTAACTATTGGGTCATCATGCACCGGTCCAAACTTCAGATCAGACAATGCATCGAAAAGAATTGGATCAACTCGTAA